One segment of Amphiura filiformis unplaced genomic scaffold, Afil_fr2py scaffold_183, whole genome shotgun sequence DNA contains the following:
- the LOC140145251 gene encoding epoxide hydrolase 1-like isoform X2 encodes MGWRWPLIISVLAVVAGLYLSGIFSEPPTPPPLGDGWWGRGGREKASKEDESIRKFSISISNDTINDLKTRLRNTRHFEGLEGTKFHYGVRPEYMQTVVKYWLNKYDFKAQEKYFNKYNHYRTNIEGLDIHFVHVKPTLKPGQKSKPLLISHGWPGSFYEFYKIIPLLTDPLNNGGTAEDIFEVICPSIPGFGYSEASHKSGMNAHVVARIFGKLMSRLGHDRYYVQGGDWGSFITSIMGLLLPEHVKGLHINLVSVDPPLLQLIIGSYFPSLILPAEDHHKVWPVTPLFFDVLMESGYFHIQATKPDTIGHSLTDSPVGLAAYILEKFSSATNMAWRDLEDGGLNDGWQMDDPLNNIMVYWMNGNMASAMRFYKENVPLLFGDINKCLIKVPSGVADFPNEVSIFRKPEKWVRYKYVNLLQYTSMPRGGHFAALEEPQLLAEDIRLFVRKVETLHQ; translated from the exons ATGGGTTGGAGATGGCCGCTTATTATTTCAGTCCTGGCAGTGGTTGCAGGTTTATATTTATCTGGCATATTCTCAGAGCCGCCTACCCCACCACCCTTGGGTGATGGTTGGTGGGGGAGAGGGGGACGAGAGAAGGCGTCTAAG GAAGATGAATCGATTCGAAAATTCTCCATCAGCATCAGCAACGACACCATCAATGATCTGAAGACGAGACTACGTAATACCAGACATTTTGAAGGACTTGAAGGAACGAAGTTTCACTATGGCGTCAGACCGGAATACATGCAAACTGTTGTCAAGTATTGGTTGAACAAATATGA CTTCAAAGCTCAAGAGAAGTATTTCAACAAGTACAACCATTACCGTACTAACATAGAAGGACttgatatacattttgtacatgtgaAACCGACATTGAAACCAGGACAGAAATCCAAACCTCTGCTTATTAGTCATGGTTGGCCTGGGTCATTCTATGAATTTTACAAG ATAATTCCGTTATTAACCGACCCTTTAAACAATGGAGGCACCGCGGAAGATATATTTGAAGTTATTTGCCCATCGATACCTGGATTTGGGTACTCCGAAGCGTCTCACAAATCAG GAATGAATGCTCACGTCGTCGCCCGTATCTTCGGCAAGCTAATGTCACGATTAGGACATGATAGATATTATGTCCAAGGAGGCGATTGGGGATCATTCATTACGTCTATTATGGGATTGCTTCTACCTGA ACATGTCAAAGGGTTACACATTAACTTGGTCTCCGTAGACCCACCACTACTACAACTAATTATAGGAAGCTACTTCCCGTCACTGATTCTACCGGCCGAAGACCATCACAAAGTGTGGCCCGTGACACCGTTGTTTTTTGACGTCCTAATGGAGAGTGGCTATTTTCATATACAAGCTACTAAACCAGACACAATAG GCCATTCTCTAACGGATTCACCTGTTGGTTTAGCAGCATATATTTTAGAGAAATTTTCTTCCGCGACCAATATGGCTTGGCGTGACTTAGAAGATGGAGGACTAAATGATGGATGGCAGATGGATGATCCACTCAATAACATCATGGTATACTGGATGAATGGGAATATGGCCTCAGCAATGAGGTTTTATAAGGAAAATGTGCCACTGTTATTTGGCGATATTAACAA ATGCCTAATCAAGGTGCCGTCGGGGGTTGCTGACTTTCCCAATGAGGTTTCCATTTTCAGAAAACCTGAGAAGTGGGTCCGATACAAGTACGTCAATTTACTCCAGTACACCAGCATGCCGAGAGGAGGACATTTTGCGGCTCTCGAGGAACCTCAACTATTGGCTGAAGACATTAGACTATTTGTTAGAAAAGTAGAGACACTTCATCAGTAA
- the LOC140145252 gene encoding uncharacterized protein: MDAILLEYEPSPDEGAIHKLDIDTLLVIFNCLSLYHKLTAVRVCKKWHHIIKNHAWSVIDFRDRGPTKMVAEVNRLHRRFVSKTDPNIFKYEECGNEWIFPINDTDQLKFLGLYAGAGLQEIYLTALSREIVLYLHENCPNIHTLYLRLDMKDKILHFPPKLQRLELKYWPSSELKDFERFIPWIDRCPHLRKITLREFHLSLPWMKKLSEITDLREIDVFGEFYEPETADEDLSSTIGTMTTLTCLKLSIRCLKTPCVYIDNLLRSIAHWTNLKVLTLRGVIFTDEAFDGALPGILNLETLELAGTSVTSLVVNHIGIHLRKLKSLTLTSRTYYYWAKPDDSLPRYSCESLQALSYHPQLEYFEVHQPINTEEKVERERWVRQVYDVLVTLPRIRKVKMLGFDILFCFRKETYPVINDAEIEIVDQKSYYTYLDDIDIESEWRVGQEEKRNIFSKIFNRFF, from the exons ATGGATGCGATATTATTGGAATACGAACCATCGCCAGATGAGGGCGCTATCCATAAGCTCGATATCGATACATTGTTGGTTATTTTCAACTGCCTGTCTCTATACCACAAATTGACAGCAGTGAG GGTATGCAAGAAATGGCATCATATAATCAAAAACCACGCCTGGTCTGTCATCGACTTCAGAGACAGAGGTCCAACCAAAATGGTAGCAGAGGTTAATAGACTGCACAGACGGTTTGTATCCAAAACTGACCCAAACATATTTAAGTACGAAGAGTGTGGCAATGAATGGATTTTCCCAATAAACGATACTGATCAGTTAAAGTTCCTGGGCCTTTACGCTGGCGCAGGTTTGCAAGAGATTTATCTAACTGCATTGAGCCGTGAAATCGTGCTCTATTTGCATGAGAACTGCCCTAATATACACACACTTTACCTTAGATTGGATATGAAGGACAAAATACTTCATTTCCCGCCGAAACTGCAACGACTGGAGCTGAAATACTGGCCATCGTCTGAATTGAAAGATTTTGAACGATTTATACCATGGATAGACAGATGTCCTCATCTGCGAAAAATAACCCTTCGTGAATTCCATCTATCTTTGCCATGGATGAAGAAGTTGTCTGAAATAACAGATTTACGTGAGATAGATGTTTTTGGGGAGTTTTATGAGCCCGAGACAGCTGATGAGGATTTGTCTTCAACAATTGGGACTATGACAACGTTGACATGCTTAAAATTAAGCATTCGGTGTCTAAAAACACCTTGTGTTTATATTGATAATCTTTTACGATCCATCGCTCACTGGACCAATCTAAAAGTATTGACGTTGCGAGGCGTGATATTCACAGATGAGGCATTCGATGGTGCGCTACCAGGAATACTCAATCTAGAAACACTTGAATTAGCAGGAACATCCGTGACGTCATTGGTGGTTAATCATATTGGAATTCATCTTAGGAAACTAAAATCATTGACACTGACATCACGCACATACTATTACTGGGCCAAACCGGACGACTCACTGCCACGGTATTCATGTGAAAGTTTACAAGCATTATCATACCATCCCCAGCTTGAATACTTTGAGGTACATCAACCAATCAATACAGAAGAGAAAGTTGAGAGAGAACGTTGGGTTAGGCAGGTATATGACGTATTAGTCACACTTCCTAGGATAAGAAAGGTAAAAATGTTGGGATTCGATATACTTTTTTGTTTTAGGAAAGAAACATATCCAGTCATTAATGATGCGGAAATTGAAATTGTCGATCAGAAGTCATACTACACGTATCTTGACGACATCGACATTGAATCGGAATGGAGAGTAGGACAAGAggaaaaaagaaatatattttcgaAGATTTTTAACAGATTCTTCTAA
- the LOC140145251 gene encoding epoxide hydrolase 1-like isoform X1, translating into MIFTRRIYQSFIMGWRWPLIISVLAVVAGLYLSGIFSEPPTPPPLGDGWWGRGGREKASKEDESIRKFSISISNDTINDLKTRLRNTRHFEGLEGTKFHYGVRPEYMQTVVKYWLNKYDFKAQEKYFNKYNHYRTNIEGLDIHFVHVKPTLKPGQKSKPLLISHGWPGSFYEFYKIIPLLTDPLNNGGTAEDIFEVICPSIPGFGYSEASHKSGMNAHVVARIFGKLMSRLGHDRYYVQGGDWGSFITSIMGLLLPEHVKGLHINLVSVDPPLLQLIIGSYFPSLILPAEDHHKVWPVTPLFFDVLMESGYFHIQATKPDTIGHSLTDSPVGLAAYILEKFSSATNMAWRDLEDGGLNDGWQMDDPLNNIMVYWMNGNMASAMRFYKENVPLLFGDINKCLIKVPSGVADFPNEVSIFRKPEKWVRYKYVNLLQYTSMPRGGHFAALEEPQLLAEDIRLFVRKVETLHQ; encoded by the exons ATGATTTTTACGAG ACGTATTTACCAGTCGTTTATCATGGGTTGGAGATGGCCGCTTATTATTTCAGTCCTGGCAGTGGTTGCAGGTTTATATTTATCTGGCATATTCTCAGAGCCGCCTACCCCACCACCCTTGGGTGATGGTTGGTGGGGGAGAGGGGGACGAGAGAAGGCGTCTAAG GAAGATGAATCGATTCGAAAATTCTCCATCAGCATCAGCAACGACACCATCAATGATCTGAAGACGAGACTACGTAATACCAGACATTTTGAAGGACTTGAAGGAACGAAGTTTCACTATGGCGTCAGACCGGAATACATGCAAACTGTTGTCAAGTATTGGTTGAACAAATATGA CTTCAAAGCTCAAGAGAAGTATTTCAACAAGTACAACCATTACCGTACTAACATAGAAGGACttgatatacattttgtacatgtgaAACCGACATTGAAACCAGGACAGAAATCCAAACCTCTGCTTATTAGTCATGGTTGGCCTGGGTCATTCTATGAATTTTACAAG ATAATTCCGTTATTAACCGACCCTTTAAACAATGGAGGCACCGCGGAAGATATATTTGAAGTTATTTGCCCATCGATACCTGGATTTGGGTACTCCGAAGCGTCTCACAAATCAG GAATGAATGCTCACGTCGTCGCCCGTATCTTCGGCAAGCTAATGTCACGATTAGGACATGATAGATATTATGTCCAAGGAGGCGATTGGGGATCATTCATTACGTCTATTATGGGATTGCTTCTACCTGA ACATGTCAAAGGGTTACACATTAACTTGGTCTCCGTAGACCCACCACTACTACAACTAATTATAGGAAGCTACTTCCCGTCACTGATTCTACCGGCCGAAGACCATCACAAAGTGTGGCCCGTGACACCGTTGTTTTTTGACGTCCTAATGGAGAGTGGCTATTTTCATATACAAGCTACTAAACCAGACACAATAG GCCATTCTCTAACGGATTCACCTGTTGGTTTAGCAGCATATATTTTAGAGAAATTTTCTTCCGCGACCAATATGGCTTGGCGTGACTTAGAAGATGGAGGACTAAATGATGGATGGCAGATGGATGATCCACTCAATAACATCATGGTATACTGGATGAATGGGAATATGGCCTCAGCAATGAGGTTTTATAAGGAAAATGTGCCACTGTTATTTGGCGATATTAACAA ATGCCTAATCAAGGTGCCGTCGGGGGTTGCTGACTTTCCCAATGAGGTTTCCATTTTCAGAAAACCTGAGAAGTGGGTCCGATACAAGTACGTCAATTTACTCCAGTACACCAGCATGCCGAGAGGAGGACATTTTGCGGCTCTCGAGGAACCTCAACTATTGGCTGAAGACATTAGACTATTTGTTAGAAAAGTAGAGACACTTCATCAGTAA